The Nocardioides sp. S-1144 genome includes a region encoding these proteins:
- a CDS encoding LamG-like jellyroll fold domain-containing protein — protein MKLLRRSHRGRPGVRPRRSGAHLVAAVAALAVTASVLGVVSAPAQAAAPAAPSAVADDGKLKVLLFYKDNFHASHVQARQAVRDLAGELATANGLTLEIQETQDPAAFNATNLSTVDTLAFAQTGGVLFNAAQRTALEDYIRAGGGFAGLHYTGWSVGNSEHDENPFYLQLVGAMSEGHPENPGVRPGRAYVNDPTDPLAAGLPADVNRSDEWYDWVVNPAQNVHTIVSADESSYGSLGRQGTAHPSTWCQTIDEGRSWYTGLGHEGTAYSEPFMRTMIKNGLAYSSGLLAADCSPPAKDEEGAFSAVTPWPNVPINASLTADGTVQTFGSVSSGCTDASPYDWTGNACIVQGGQTEFDIWDPAVPRTLANVRDGVSANNTYTDLFCSMQVQDPNRRSVMTVGGDDQLGGNAPNDAAIGVTSYRKGKGMVNEAPMNYPRWYPTGTTMPNGDIVVQGGSISGGPGGAGVLTPEIYTPDAGSGWKLLTGATSALAYGDGQVAGPDENRWWYPRAFVAPTTGTLFNITGTQMYELDPAANDGLGAITDRGRLPAAAANQGNLGNPVGATSTAAMYAPGKILQVGGGTWSNGGGPAGARAAFTVDITGGTANPVVTPIAPMQYARHWPTATTLPNGEVLVTGGSRENNGDGGYVTNAEIWNPTTGQWRTVKNPYAHARLYHSTALLLPDGRVMVGGGGAPGPRNYTDVEYYSPAYLFDGDEPAVRPTLSAPKKIGYNGTFAASASEPITRVTLMRNGSVTHGFNNDQSFQELSFTQSGNNLTITAPQNANYAVPGAYMLVAWNAAGTPSVASMLDINPTVKLDSRTPKLVDQFEFPARPDNWIAANPANLVDVAAGNGRMAPWTVTNAVQLVRSTTASQGGFGRVGYALALGATGSLERTLTGLDPGREYRVSFKYARDSRSAGAADGKAVVGVADLDETITATTANPSQSGGALTYLTFVDTFTASARSEKLTLSAPGGAAGVMIDDLVVAASEPGLSEPAVHYTLDEGSGTTAANSGTDVSVGAATLTGTTGWGPTGVLGGAVNLPGGTNANAVDLPDNLLQNAGSFTTSFWVRPDTKANWIGMFHIGDGLEGAGSFFQVQMQTQANGNTGLAATFKKKGSNLEERVFATPTKDVLANQWNHVTFTREGATGVLYLNGVEVARRANLTLTMTDVGPTTNNWLGRNGFPDPAYDGLMDDVRLYESALNASDVAALYAEGTSVRTTTAVTVTPASPSAFGEALTVAATVTGENNEPVQGTVQLVVDGAAVGDPVAVTAGAASFPALPANLSPGAHQIEVRFTPAEGWRSSTATVTHTVNRPPVGEGVPAHYTFDEGTGTVAANTGSDPSIGNATLGGTTGWTPNGKYGAGVNLPGGGSGTGNQVNLPNNIEDGMTEDFTVSLWARPDALPNWVPLLQIGSSTDTFFLLQSSMENGTRGFGATFKAAGNPNQERLFLPGETDLPLNAWTHVVFTMDDNVGKIYFDGVLMATRNDYSITIGDIGVNGTTTANYIGGTSWGDPRFDGLVDDFQMFGYELSADQVLEVFEGGANDAPVAVDDAYSTDEDAPLEVDAPGVLTNDTDTEGATLTAAIGTQPTHGDVTLDADGSFTYTPDAAFFGTDTFTYTAKDASKTSAPATVTITVDEAELTDTTTVVTVTPGSPSAFGEDLTVKATVTAAGATPATGTVELLVDGERVGDALTLTAGTATFPALTGTDPGTHEIEVRYLPAAGLRLSSDTVTHVVDRPYDGSDTPVHYAFDEGTGTTAANTGTKPVGDATLVGATGWTPDGQYGAGLSLPGGASTTNNHVRLPDNVDEGLSDEFTVSLWARPDALPNWVTLLQIGSSTDTFFLLQSSTQANGPTGFAATFKAPGNPTQERLTLGAGKDLPLDEWTHVVFTMEGSVGKIYFDGVLQATRTDYSLDLSDIGVGGNTVANFIGGTSWPDPRFDGLVDDFQLFDYELDAGLVTELYEGGPVAPDNTAPVAADDSYETGEGAALEVPAPGVLANDTDAEGDDLTATSATQPEHGSVVLAADGSFTYTPDAGYVGTDTFTYLAGDGDLESEAATVTITVTEVDEPQEPVTTSVTGAAATVVYGRAGTVSVSTDPATATGQVQVLDGGTVLASGTLSAGKASLAIAARSLKPGSYRLTLRYAGDAGHTAATGAVSLAVTKATAAITVKAPKQVKAGARAKVTVKVTAPSGVPVTGKVTVKVGRKTYSGVVRNGKVVITLAKAPKKGKLKAKVTYVGSDVLTSASRTVTIKVKPRR, from the coding sequence ATGAAACTGCTTCGCAGGTCTCATCGTGGGCGCCCAGGAGTCCGGCCTCGCCGCTCCGGTGCCCACCTCGTCGCCGCGGTCGCCGCGCTCGCCGTCACGGCCTCCGTGCTCGGTGTCGTCTCGGCGCCCGCCCAGGCGGCCGCTCCGGCCGCCCCCTCCGCCGTCGCCGACGACGGCAAGCTCAAGGTCCTGCTGTTCTACAAGGACAACTTCCACGCCTCGCACGTGCAGGCCCGCCAGGCCGTGCGCGACCTCGCCGGCGAGCTCGCGACCGCGAACGGCCTGACCCTGGAGATCCAGGAGACGCAGGACCCGGCGGCGTTCAACGCCACCAACCTGAGCACCGTCGACACCCTCGCGTTCGCGCAGACCGGCGGCGTGCTGTTCAACGCCGCGCAGCGCACCGCGCTCGAGGACTACATCCGCGCCGGCGGCGGCTTCGCCGGCCTGCACTACACCGGGTGGTCGGTCGGCAACAGCGAGCACGACGAGAACCCCTTCTACCTGCAGCTCGTCGGCGCGATGTCCGAGGGCCACCCGGAGAACCCCGGTGTCCGCCCCGGTCGCGCCTACGTCAACGACCCCACCGACCCGCTGGCCGCCGGCCTGCCGGCCGACGTCAACCGCAGCGACGAGTGGTACGACTGGGTCGTCAACCCCGCCCAGAACGTGCACACCATCGTCTCGGCCGACGAGTCCTCCTACGGCAGCCTCGGTCGCCAGGGCACCGCGCACCCGTCGACCTGGTGCCAGACCATCGACGAGGGCCGTTCCTGGTACACCGGTCTGGGCCACGAGGGCACCGCCTACTCCGAGCCCTTCATGCGCACCATGATCAAGAACGGCCTGGCCTACTCCTCCGGACTGCTCGCGGCTGACTGCTCGCCGCCGGCCAAGGACGAGGAGGGCGCCTTCAGCGCCGTCACCCCGTGGCCCAACGTCCCGATCAACGCCTCGCTGACCGCCGACGGCACCGTGCAGACCTTCGGCAGCGTGTCGAGCGGCTGCACCGACGCCTCGCCGTACGACTGGACCGGCAACGCGTGCATCGTGCAGGGCGGCCAGACCGAGTTCGACATCTGGGACCCGGCCGTCCCGAGGACGCTCGCGAACGTCCGCGACGGCGTCTCGGCCAACAACACCTACACCGACCTCTTCTGCTCGATGCAGGTGCAGGACCCCAACCGCCGCTCGGTGATGACCGTCGGCGGCGACGACCAGCTCGGCGGCAACGCGCCGAACGACGCCGCCATCGGCGTCACGAGCTACCGCAAGGGCAAGGGGATGGTCAACGAGGCCCCGATGAACTACCCGCGCTGGTACCCGACCGGCACCACGATGCCCAACGGTGACATCGTCGTCCAGGGCGGCAGCATCAGCGGCGGACCCGGCGGAGCCGGCGTGCTCACCCCCGAGATCTACACCCCCGACGCCGGCAGCGGCTGGAAGCTCCTGACCGGCGCGACCAGCGCCCTCGCCTACGGTGACGGCCAGGTCGCCGGCCCCGACGAGAACCGCTGGTGGTACCCGCGGGCCTTCGTCGCGCCGACCACCGGCACGCTGTTCAACATCACCGGAACCCAGATGTACGAGCTGGACCCGGCGGCCAACGACGGCCTCGGCGCGATCACCGACCGCGGCCGGCTCCCCGCCGCCGCGGCCAACCAGGGCAACCTGGGCAACCCGGTCGGCGCCACCTCGACCGCCGCGATGTACGCCCCCGGCAAGATCCTCCAGGTCGGCGGCGGCACGTGGTCCAACGGCGGCGGCCCCGCCGGCGCCCGCGCGGCGTTCACCGTCGACATCACCGGCGGCACGGCCAACCCGGTCGTCACCCCGATCGCGCCGATGCAGTACGCCCGGCACTGGCCGACCGCGACCACGCTGCCCAACGGCGAGGTCCTCGTCACCGGCGGCAGCCGCGAGAACAACGGCGACGGTGGCTACGTCACCAACGCCGAGATCTGGAACCCGACGACCGGCCAGTGGCGCACGGTGAAGAACCCCTACGCCCACGCCCGGCTCTACCACTCGACCGCCCTGCTGCTGCCCGACGGCCGCGTCATGGTCGGCGGCGGCGGCGCCCCGGGCCCGCGGAACTACACCGACGTCGAGTACTACTCGCCGGCCTACCTCTTCGACGGCGACGAGCCGGCCGTGCGGCCGACGCTGAGCGCCCCGAAGAAGATCGGCTACAACGGCACCTTCGCCGCCTCGGCGTCCGAGCCGATCACCCGCGTCACGCTGATGCGCAACGGCTCGGTGACCCACGGGTTCAACAACGACCAGAGCTTCCAGGAGCTGTCGTTCACCCAGTCGGGCAACAACCTGACGATCACGGCCCCGCAGAACGCGAACTACGCGGTGCCCGGCGCCTACATGCTGGTCGCCTGGAACGCCGCGGGCACGCCCTCGGTCGCCTCGATGCTCGACATCAACCCGACCGTCAAGCTCGACAGCCGCACCCCGAAGCTCGTCGACCAGTTCGAGTTCCCGGCCCGGCCCGACAACTGGATCGCCGCCAACCCGGCGAACCTCGTCGACGTCGCCGCCGGCAACGGCCGGATGGCGCCGTGGACGGTCACCAACGCCGTGCAGCTGGTCCGCAGCACCACGGCCAGCCAGGGTGGCTTCGGCCGCGTCGGCTACGCCCTCGCACTCGGTGCCACCGGCAGCCTCGAGCGCACCCTGACGGGCCTCGACCCGGGCCGCGAGTACCGGGTGTCGTTCAAGTACGCCCGCGACAGCCGCTCCGCGGGTGCCGCCGACGGCAAGGCCGTCGTCGGCGTCGCCGACCTCGACGAGACGATCACCGCGACGACGGCCAACCCGTCGCAGAGCGGTGGCGCCCTGACCTACCTGACCTTCGTCGACACGTTCACGGCGTCGGCGCGGTCGGAGAAGCTGACCCTGTCGGCACCGGGTGGTGCGGCCGGCGTGATGATCGACGACCTCGTCGTCGCGGCCTCCGAGCCCGGCCTCTCCGAGCCGGCCGTGCACTACACCCTCGACGAGGGCAGCGGGACGACGGCGGCCAACAGCGGCACCGACGTCTCCGTCGGTGCGGCCACGCTGACCGGCACCACCGGCTGGGGCCCGACCGGCGTCCTCGGTGGCGCGGTCAACCTGCCCGGCGGCACCAACGCCAACGCCGTCGACCTGCCGGACAACCTGCTCCAGAACGCGGGAAGCTTCACCACCTCGTTCTGGGTGCGTCCGGACACCAAGGCCAACTGGATCGGCATGTTCCACATCGGCGACGGTCTCGAGGGTGCCGGGAGCTTCTTCCAGGTGCAGATGCAGACCCAGGCCAACGGCAACACCGGTCTCGCGGCGACCTTCAAGAAGAAGGGCAGCAACCTCGAGGAGCGCGTCTTCGCCACCCCGACCAAGGACGTGCTGGCCAACCAGTGGAACCACGTGACGTTCACCCGTGAGGGCGCCACCGGCGTGCTCTACCTCAACGGGGTCGAGGTCGCCCGGCGGGCGAACCTGACGCTGACCATGACCGACGTCGGCCCGACCACCAACAACTGGCTGGGTCGCAACGGGTTCCCGGACCCGGCCTACGACGGCCTGATGGACGACGTCCGCCTCTACGAGTCGGCGCTCAACGCCTCCGACGTCGCCGCTCTGTACGCCGAGGGCACCTCCGTGCGCACCACCACCGCCGTCACCGTGACCCCCGCGTCGCCGTCGGCCTTCGGTGAGGCGCTCACGGTCGCGGCCACGGTCACGGGCGAGAACAACGAGCCCGTCCAGGGCACGGTGCAGCTCGTCGTCGACGGCGCCGCCGTCGGTGACCCGGTCGCCGTCACCGCCGGTGCCGCGTCGTTCCCGGCCCTTCCGGCCAACCTGAGCCCGGGTGCGCACCAGATCGAGGTCCGGTTCACCCCGGCCGAGGGCTGGCGCAGCTCGACCGCGACGGTCACCCACACCGTGAACCGGCCGCCGGTCGGTGAGGGCGTCCCTGCGCACTACACCTTCGACGAGGGCACGGGCACCGTCGCGGCCAACACCGGCAGCGACCCCTCGATCGGCAACGCCACCCTCGGTGGCACGACCGGCTGGACCCCGAACGGCAAGTACGGCGCCGGGGTCAACCTGCCGGGCGGCGGGTCCGGCACGGGCAACCAGGTCAACCTGCCCAACAACATCGAGGACGGCATGACGGAGGACTTCACCGTCTCCCTGTGGGCCCGTCCCGACGCCCTGCCGAACTGGGTGCCGCTGCTGCAGATCGGCAGCAGCACCGACACGTTCTTCCTGCTGCAGTCGTCGATGGAGAACGGCACCCGCGGCTTCGGTGCCACCTTCAAGGCCGCCGGCAACCCCAACCAGGAGCGACTGTTCCTGCCGGGCGAGACGGACCTGCCGCTGAACGCGTGGACCCACGTCGTGTTCACGATGGACGACAACGTCGGCAAGATCTACTTCGACGGCGTCCTGATGGCCACGCGCAACGACTACTCCATCACCATCGGCGACATCGGCGTGAACGGCACCACCACGGCCAACTACATCGGTGGCACCAGCTGGGGCGACCCGCGCTTCGACGGTCTGGTCGACGACTTCCAGATGTTCGGCTACGAGCTGTCGGCCGACCAGGTGCTGGAGGTCTTCGAGGGCGGGGCGAACGACGCCCCGGTCGCCGTCGACGACGCCTACTCGACCGACGAGGACGCGCCCCTCGAGGTCGACGCTCCCGGCGTCCTGACCAACGACACCGACACCGAGGGCGCCACCCTCACCGCGGCGATCGGCACCCAGCCGACCCACGGCGACGTCACCCTCGACGCCGACGGCTCGTTCACCTACACGCCGGACGCCGCGTTCTTCGGCACCGACACCTTCACCTACACCGCGAAGGACGCCTCCAAGACGTCCGCCCCGGCCACGGTGACGATCACGGTGGACGAGGCCGAGCTGACCGACACGACCACCGTCGTCACGGTCACCCCCGGCTCGCCCTCGGCGTTCGGTGAGGACCTCACGGTCAAGGCCACGGTGACCGCCGCCGGCGCCACCCCGGCCACCGGCACGGTCGAGCTGCTGGTCGACGGCGAGCGCGTCGGTGACGCGCTCACCCTCACCGCCGGCACGGCGACGTTCCCGGCGCTCACGGGCACCGACCCGGGCACGCACGAGATCGAGGTCCGCTACCTGCCGGCCGCGGGCCTGCGCCTGTCGTCCGACACCGTCACCCACGTCGTGGACCGTCCCTACGACGGCTCCGACACCCCTGTCCACTACGCCTTCGACGAGGGCACCGGGACGACGGCCGCCAACACCGGCACCAAGCCCGTCGGCGACGCCACGCTCGTGGGCGCCACCGGGTGGACGCCGGACGGCCAGTACGGCGCCGGGCTCTCGCTGCCGGGCGGTGCGTCGACGACGAACAACCACGTCAGGCTGCCCGACAACGTCGACGAGGGACTCTCCGACGAGTTCACCGTGTCGCTGTGGGCCCGTCCCGACGCCCTGCCGAACTGGGTGACCCTGCTGCAGATCGGCAGCAGCACGGACACCTTCTTCCTGCTGCAGTCCTCGACGCAGGCCAACGGGCCCACCGGCTTCGCGGCGACGTTCAAGGCGCCGGGCAACCCGACGCAGGAGCGGCTGACGCTCGGAGCGGGCAAGGACCTGCCGCTCGACGAGTGGACGCACGTCGTGTTCACCATGGAGGGCTCCGTCGGCAAGATCTACTTCGACGGCGTGCTGCAGGCGACCCGCACCGACTACAGCCTCGACCTCAGCGACATCGGGGTCGGCGGCAACACGGTGGCGAACTTCATCGGCGGGACCAGCTGGCCCGACCCGAGGTTCGACGGACTGGTCGACGACTTCCAGCTCTTCGACTACGAGCTGGACGCCGGCCTCGTCACCGAGCTCTACGAGGGTGGTCCGGTCGCTCCCGACAACACCGCCCCGGTCGCGGCCGACGACAGCTACGAGACCGGCGAGGGCGCCGCCCTCGAGGTCCCGGCTCCTGGCGTCCTCGCGAACGACACCGACGCCGAGGGCGACGACCTGACCGCCACGTCGGCGACCCAGCCGGAGCACGGCTCGGTGGTCCTCGCGGCCGACGGCTCGTTCACCTACACCCCCGACGCCGGCTACGTGGGCACGGACACCTTCACCTACCTCGCGGGCGACGGCGACCTCGAGTCCGAGGCCGCGACGGTGACCATCACGGTCACCGAGGTCGACGAGCCGCAGGAGCCGGTGACCACCTCGGTCACGGGCGCGGCGGCCACGGTGGTTTACGGCCGGGCCGGCACCGTCTCGGTGTCGACCGACCCGGCCACGGCCACCGGCCAGGTGCAGGTGCTCGACGGCGGCACCGTCCTGGCCTCCGGCACCCTGTCGGCGGGCAAGGCCTCGCTGGCCATCGCGGCGAGGTCGCTGAAGCCGGGCAGCTACCGGCTGACGCTGCGCTACGCCGGGGACGCGGGTCACACCGCGGCCACGGGTGCGGTGAGCCTCGCTGTCACCAAGGCCACGGCGGCGATCACGGTCAAGGCACCGAAGCAGGTCAAGGCCGGCGCCCGGGCCAAGGTCACGGTCAAGGTCACCGCCCCCAGCGGTGTCCCGGTCACCGGCAAGGTCACGGTGAAGGTCGGCAGGAAGACCTACTCCGGTGTCGTGAGGAACGGCAAGGTCGTCATCACGCTGGCCAAGGCTCCCAAGAAGGGCAAGCTCAAGGCCAAGGTCACCTACGTCGGCAGCGACGTGCTGACCAGCGCGAGCAGGACCGTCACCATCAAGGTCAAGCCCAGGCGATGA
- a CDS encoding NAD(P)/FAD-dependent oxidoreductase → MSPRSGPANGEVSFWWSDLGRPAARPSLPGDTDVDVCVVGAGFTGLWTAYYLKRADPTLRVVVLESRFAGFGASGRNGGWLTNSVTGGVGQYVATHGRDAAVRQQRAMNDAVAEVVATARAEGIDADIRLGGELNVARTPAQLARLRSTAAAEARWPGTDWQVLSAGEAASRVDVTGVLGAMWHPHCARIHPAKLVRGLAEAVERLGVVIHEDTHVEQIRPGVVETRHGRVRAGRVVRATEGFTARLPGERRTWLPMNSSLVVTEPLPDDVWAAIGWEGAETLGDLAHVYMYAQRTADGRIALGGRGVPYRFGSRLDTDGRTPRSTVEALTAVLHDFFPAARGVPVAHAWSGVLGVPRDWSATVGLDRSTGVGYAGGYVGTGVTSTNLAGRTLADLVLDRTTDLTTLPWVGHRARRWEPEPLRWLGVSSIYAAYRSADRAEGRGRATTSRWARVADRVAGR, encoded by the coding sequence ATGAGCCCGCGGAGCGGCCCCGCCAACGGCGAGGTGTCGTTCTGGTGGTCCGACCTCGGCCGCCCGGCGGCGCGACCGAGCCTGCCGGGCGACACCGACGTCGACGTGTGTGTCGTCGGCGCCGGCTTCACCGGCCTCTGGACGGCCTACTACCTCAAGCGGGCCGACCCGACGCTGCGCGTCGTGGTGCTGGAGTCGCGCTTCGCGGGGTTCGGCGCGTCCGGGCGCAACGGTGGGTGGCTGACCAACTCGGTGACCGGGGGAGTGGGGCAGTACGTCGCCACGCACGGCCGCGACGCCGCCGTGCGGCAGCAGCGGGCGATGAACGACGCCGTGGCCGAGGTCGTCGCCACCGCCCGTGCCGAGGGCATCGACGCCGACATCCGGCTCGGCGGCGAGCTGAACGTCGCCCGCACCCCCGCCCAGCTCGCCCGGCTCCGCTCGACGGCGGCCGCCGAGGCGCGGTGGCCGGGCACCGACTGGCAGGTCCTCTCGGCCGGCGAGGCGGCCTCGCGGGTCGACGTCACCGGCGTCCTCGGCGCGATGTGGCACCCGCACTGCGCGCGGATCCACCCCGCGAAGCTCGTCCGCGGGCTGGCCGAGGCGGTCGAGCGGCTGGGCGTGGTGATCCACGAGGACACCCACGTCGAGCAGATCAGGCCCGGCGTCGTCGAGACCCGGCACGGCCGGGTGCGCGCGGGTCGCGTCGTCCGCGCCACCGAGGGCTTCACCGCCCGGCTGCCCGGCGAGCGGCGCACCTGGCTGCCGATGAACTCCTCCCTCGTCGTCACCGAGCCGCTGCCCGACGACGTCTGGGCCGCGATCGGCTGGGAGGGCGCCGAGACGCTCGGCGACCTCGCGCACGTCTACATGTACGCCCAGCGGACGGCGGACGGCCGGATCGCCCTCGGCGGCCGCGGGGTGCCGTACCGGTTCGGGTCGCGCCTCGACACCGACGGCCGCACGCCGCGCTCGACCGTCGAGGCGCTGACCGCCGTGCTGCACGACTTCTTCCCCGCGGCCCGAGGCGTCCCGGTCGCCCACGCCTGGTCGGGCGTGCTCGGCGTCCCGCGCGACTGGTCGGCCACCGTGGGCCTCGACCGGTCGACGGGGGTCGGGTACGCCGGCGGCTACGTCGGCACCGGCGTCACCTCGACGAACCTCGCCGGGCGCACCCTCGCCGACCTCGTGCTCGACCGGACGACTGACCTGACGACGCTGCCTTGGGTCGGGCACCGCGCGCGCCGCTGGGAGCCCGAGCCGCTGCGCTGGCTCGGCGTCTCCTCGATCTACGCCGCCTATCGCTCCGCCGACCGTGCGGAGGGCCGTGGGCGCGCCACCACCTCGCGCTGGGCGCGGGTGGCCGACCGGGTGGCGGGGCGGTGA
- a CDS encoding tautomerase family protein, with product MPNITVELLKGRTVEQRRDFAQAVAESAVEILGARRQDVRMVFSEITPDIVANGGVLASEDESRAGVVAGLADKA from the coding sequence ATGCCCAACATCACCGTCGAGCTGCTCAAGGGCCGCACCGTCGAGCAGCGCCGCGACTTCGCCCAGGCCGTCGCCGAGAGCGCCGTGGAGATCCTCGGCGCCCGCCGCCAGGACGTCCGCATGGTCTTCAGCGAGATCACCCCCGACATCGTCGCCAACGGCGGCGTGCTGGCCAGCGAGGACGAGAGCCGCGCCGGCGTCGTCGCCGGCCTGGCCGACAAGGCCTGA
- a CDS encoding copper resistance CopC/CopD family protein — protein MNRSRAAAVGRARVGVGGAVLLLLALVAALVLGAAAPASAHATLVTTDPAEGAVLEAAPETVTLTFSEAVGGVPDGVQVFDAQGGSIASSSAASGPGLTVTLDEEVGDGTLVVVWRVVSEDGHPISGSLSFSVGAPSAIVETPPGGAGADGSNPPWVLSLFRWLGYVALLVAVGVIGFVVVLLPRTNLADRSRGWLVRTARVGAVATAVAWLIGLPLTAMYLLGGDTGSLTRGSTWAILSTTEYAVTTVVVLGVGLGAVLLGAGLPDAVRGRVALVAVVVAACAPALVGHTRAESPEWLVVGADMLHLLAGSVWLGGLLALALTLVDLAERGTLGAEVLARFSGIAAGVLAALVITGSFLAWRIIGSVGALFDTGYGQLLLVKIVAALVAVAIAAWNRWRLLPAMQQTARRKERRAGARVVARATAAEAGVLVVVLLLTGFLVDRSPESEQTAVPTSARVGPLEVQTAELGDLTVRATMSPQLTGPNTFTIELLDAGGQPGEGVEPPVVSLASGDVDLGALPLIYYSPGNFSADAVVPTPGTWTLQVSLRLTEFENPVATLEFEVEAP, from the coding sequence GTGAACCGGAGCCGTGCTGCTGCGGTCGGACGTGCCCGGGTCGGCGTCGGCGGCGCGGTCCTGCTCCTCCTCGCCCTCGTCGCCGCGCTCGTGCTCGGGGCGGCGGCACCGGCGAGTGCCCACGCCACGCTCGTCACCACCGACCCGGCCGAGGGGGCGGTGCTCGAGGCCGCGCCGGAGACGGTCACCCTCACCTTCAGCGAGGCGGTCGGCGGCGTCCCCGACGGCGTGCAGGTCTTCGACGCGCAGGGCGGCTCGATCGCGTCGTCGTCCGCGGCGAGCGGCCCCGGCCTCACGGTCACCCTCGACGAGGAGGTCGGCGACGGCACCCTCGTCGTGGTGTGGCGCGTCGTGTCGGAGGACGGCCACCCCATCAGCGGCTCGCTGAGCTTCTCGGTCGGCGCGCCCAGCGCCATCGTGGAGACGCCACCCGGCGGTGCGGGCGCCGACGGCTCGAACCCACCCTGGGTGCTCAGCCTGTTCCGCTGGCTCGGCTACGTCGCGCTCCTCGTCGCGGTGGGCGTCATCGGCTTCGTCGTCGTCCTGCTCCCCAGGACCAACCTCGCCGACCGCTCCCGCGGATGGCTGGTCCGGACGGCGCGGGTCGGCGCCGTCGCGACCGCCGTCGCGTGGCTCATCGGGCTGCCGCTCACCGCGATGTACCTGCTCGGCGGCGACACGGGATCGCTGACCCGGGGCAGCACCTGGGCCATCCTGTCGACCACCGAGTACGCCGTCACCACGGTCGTCGTCCTCGGCGTCGGCCTGGGCGCCGTGCTGCTCGGCGCCGGGCTCCCCGACGCCGTCCGCGGCCGCGTCGCGCTCGTCGCGGTCGTGGTCGCCGCGTGCGCGCCCGCCCTGGTCGGACACACGCGCGCCGAGAGCCCGGAGTGGCTGGTCGTGGGCGCCGACATGCTGCACCTGCTCGCCGGCAGCGTGTGGCTCGGCGGACTGCTCGCCCTCGCCCTGACCCTGGTCGACCTCGCCGAGCGCGGCACGCTCGGCGCCGAGGTGCTCGCCCGGTTCTCCGGGATCGCCGCCGGCGTCCTGGCCGCGCTCGTGATCACCGGGTCGTTCCTGGCCTGGCGGATCATCGGCTCGGTCGGCGCGCTCTTCGACACCGGCTACGGCCAGCTGCTGCTCGTCAAGATCGTCGCGGCCCTGGTCGCGGTCGCCATCGCCGCCTGGAACCGCTGGCGGCTGCTGCCCGCGATGCAGCAGACCGCCCGCCGCAAGGAGCGCCGCGCCGGCGCCCGGGTCGTGGCGCGCGCGACCGCCGCCGAGGCCGGGGTCCTGGTCGTCGTCCTCCTGCTGACCGGCTTCCTCGTCGACCGCAGCCCCGAGTCCGAGCAGACCGCCGTGCCGACCAGTGCCCGGGTCGGTCCGCTCGAGGTGCAGACCGCCGAGCTCGGCGACCTCACCGTGCGCGCCACCATGTCGCCCCAGCTGACCGGACCCAACACCTTCACCATCGAGCTGCTCGACGCGGGCGGCCAGCCGGGCGAGGGCGTCGAGCCGCCCGTCGTCAGCCTGGCCTCCGGCGACGTCGACCTCGGCGCGCTGCCCCTCATCTACTACTCGCCCGGCAACTTCTCCGCCGACGCCGTCGTCCCGACGCCGGGCACGTGGACCCTGCAGGTCTCGCTCCGCCTGACCGAGTTCGAGAACCCGGTCGCCACGCTCGAGTTCGAGGTTGAGGCACCATGA
- a CDS encoding phosphotransferase has translation MHTHALSLGADVVRKRYVSWDDDEADREWTGLTALAEHAPGLAPVPIAREVEDGAPVVVMSRLAGEPLGGAPVPAAAVAALAVALRRLFAVPVAGRERVHGPSTMRAAVRDRAARPHDVATCQDPALVAAALDRTRAWLAVEHAWDRVHDSVAARGDGNLDNLLWDGASCRLVDFEEFGVSDLAFEVADVVEHASSRLHGLLDVEGLLHAVDHAVDLDGARRARLAHFRRLLAAFWFVMLLPGNGGFARNPAGSTERQARHLVDLLDDPAR, from the coding sequence GTGCACACCCACGCGTTGAGCCTCGGCGCCGACGTCGTCCGCAAGCGCTACGTGTCGTGGGACGACGACGAGGCCGACCGCGAGTGGACCGGGCTCACGGCGCTCGCCGAGCACGCGCCGGGGCTGGCGCCGGTGCCGATCGCCCGCGAGGTCGAGGACGGCGCCCCGGTCGTGGTGATGTCGCGGCTCGCGGGGGAGCCGCTCGGTGGAGCGCCGGTGCCGGCCGCGGCGGTGGCCGCGCTGGCCGTGGCGCTGCGGCGGCTGTTCGCGGTGCCGGTGGCCGGGCGGGAGCGGGTCCACGGACCCTCGACGATGCGGGCCGCCGTGCGCGACCGGGCGGCGCGGCCCCACGACGTGGCGACGTGCCAGGACCCGGCCCTCGTCGCTGCCGCGCTGGACCGGACCCGGGCGTGGCTGGCCGTCGAGCACGCGTGGGACCGCGTGCACGACTCGGTCGCCGCCCGTGGTGACGGCAACCTGGACAACCTGCTCTGGGACGGCGCCTCCTGCCGGCTGGTCGACTTCGAGGAGTTCGGCGTCTCCGACCTGGCCTTCGAGGTCGCCGACGTCGTCGAGCACGCCTCCTCGCGCCTGCACGGACTGCTCGACGTCGAGGGGCTGCTCCACGCCGTCGACCACGCCGTCGACCTCGACGGCGCCCGCCGGGCCCGGCTGGCCCACTTCCGCCGCCTGCTCGCCGCGTTCTGGTTCGTGATGCTGCTGCCCGGCAACGGGGGCTTCGCCCGGAACCCGGCCGGCTCGACCGAGCGCCAGGCCCGGCACCTCGTCGACCTCCTCGACGATCCGGCACGATGA